Proteins encoded in a region of the Cupriavidus pauculus genome:
- a CDS encoding N-acyl-D-amino-acid deacylase family protein, whose product MTPSRQPDRTARLLLRGGMVIDGTGAPARAADVLVEGDRIAALAAPGTAIEGDVGDMTVRDIAGLTVAPGFIDSHTHDDGYLLAHRDMVPKVSQGITTVVTGNCGISLAPSPAADRVPQPLDLLGPRDLFRFPRFADWLATLRAQPAAVNVIPLVGHTTLRVAAMDDLQRPATPDETARMQALLAEAIEAGAFGMSTGTFYPPAAHATTREIIDVGGPLRARGGIYATHLRDEADQIDAAIEEALEIGRALGTRVVFSHHKLAGERNHGRSAATLARIGQAGALQPVCLDCHPYPATSTMLRLDRVRLARRTMITWSEGYPEASGRDFDDIQRELGLDDDQMLARLSPAGAIYFLMSQEDVDRIVADPRCMVGSDGLPFDKHPHPRQWGTFTRILADTVRERGLMPLETAIHKMTGLAARYYGLPDRGLLQPGMRADLVVFDPATVTDRATFDAPIQASEGIAGVWVNGECVWDGQRATGAYPGQMLAPA is encoded by the coding sequence ATGACCCCATCCCGCCAACCGGATCGGACCGCCCGCCTGCTGCTGCGCGGCGGCATGGTCATCGACGGCACCGGCGCGCCGGCCCGCGCCGCGGACGTCCTCGTCGAAGGCGACCGCATCGCGGCCCTCGCCGCGCCCGGCACCGCCATCGAGGGCGACGTGGGCGATATGACTGTGCGTGATATCGCCGGGCTCACCGTCGCGCCCGGCTTTATCGACTCCCACACGCACGACGACGGCTATCTGCTCGCGCATCGCGACATGGTGCCCAAGGTGTCGCAGGGCATCACCACGGTGGTCACCGGCAACTGCGGCATCAGCCTGGCGCCGTCGCCGGCGGCGGACCGGGTGCCGCAACCGCTCGACCTGCTCGGCCCGCGCGACCTGTTCCGCTTTCCGCGTTTCGCGGACTGGCTCGCTACGTTGCGCGCCCAGCCCGCGGCGGTGAACGTGATTCCACTTGTGGGCCATACCACGCTGCGCGTCGCCGCGATGGACGACCTGCAACGCCCCGCCACGCCGGACGAGACGGCCCGCATGCAGGCACTGCTGGCGGAGGCGATCGAGGCCGGCGCATTCGGCATGTCCACGGGCACGTTCTATCCGCCCGCGGCCCATGCCACCACGCGCGAGATCATCGACGTCGGCGGCCCGCTGCGTGCGCGCGGCGGTATCTACGCCACGCATCTGCGCGACGAGGCCGACCAGATCGACGCGGCCATCGAAGAAGCGCTCGAGATCGGCCGCGCGCTCGGCACACGCGTGGTGTTCTCTCACCACAAGCTCGCGGGCGAACGCAACCATGGCCGCTCGGCCGCGACGCTCGCGCGTATCGGCCAGGCCGGCGCGCTGCAGCCCGTCTGCCTCGACTGCCATCCGTATCCCGCCACCTCGACGATGCTGCGGCTCGACCGCGTGCGTCTGGCCCGCCGCACGATGATCACGTGGTCGGAAGGCTATCCGGAGGCTTCCGGCCGCGACTTCGACGATATCCAGCGCGAACTGGGCCTCGACGACGACCAGATGCTCGCGCGCCTGTCACCGGCCGGCGCCATCTACTTCCTGATGAGCCAGGAGGACGTCGATCGTATCGTCGCCGATCCCCGTTGCATGGTCGGCTCGGACGGGTTGCCGTTCGACAAGCATCCGCATCCGCGCCAGTGGGGCACGTTCACGCGCATTCTGGCGGACACCGTTCGCGAACGCGGGCTGATGCCGCTGGAGACCGCCATCCACAAGATGACGGGTCTGGCCGCCCGGTATTACGGCCTGCCCGACCGCGGCCTGCTGCAACCGGGCATGCGCGCCGACCTCGTCGTCTTCGACCCGGCCACGGTCACCGACCGCGCGACGTTCGATGCGCCGATTCAGGCGAGCGAGGGGATTGCCGGGGTCTGGGTCAATGGCGAATGCGTCTGGGATGGGCAGCGCGCCACGGGCGCCTATCCGGGACAGATGCTCGCGCCGGCCTGA
- a CDS encoding N-carbamoyl-D-amino-acid hydrolase has translation MQSKRTLGLAVAQMGPVHLADSRAAVVRRLLDMMRDAHGRGATFVVFPELALTTFFPRYWMDEAEAQERFFERSMPGPATQPLFDEAKRLGIGFYLGYAELTPEGQAFNTSILVGTDGAIVGKYRKIHLPGHSDHKPDAPFQHLEKKFFEVGDLGFRVFDTQDTRFGMCICNDRRWPETYRVMALQGAEVVVLGYNTPSRNIHWNEPAHLRTSTHLISLQANAYQNGIWVAAAAKCGSEDGHHMIGNSVIVAPTGEIVARALTEEDEVISVHADLTLGEHFRQHVFNFAKHRRPEHYRLITERVGVGDPLP, from the coding sequence ATGCAATCCAAGCGCACCCTTGGCCTCGCCGTCGCACAGATGGGCCCCGTCCATCTGGCCGACTCGCGTGCCGCCGTCGTCCGCCGACTCCTCGACATGATGCGCGACGCGCACGGCCGCGGCGCGACCTTCGTCGTGTTTCCCGAGCTCGCGCTCACCACGTTCTTTCCCCGCTACTGGATGGACGAGGCCGAAGCGCAGGAACGCTTCTTCGAACGCAGCATGCCCGGCCCGGCCACGCAGCCGCTGTTCGACGAGGCGAAAAGGCTCGGCATCGGCTTCTATCTCGGCTACGCGGAACTGACGCCCGAGGGGCAGGCCTTCAACACGTCGATCCTCGTCGGCACGGACGGTGCGATCGTCGGCAAATACCGCAAGATCCATCTGCCTGGCCACAGCGATCACAAGCCGGACGCGCCGTTCCAGCATCTCGAGAAAAAGTTCTTCGAAGTCGGCGACCTCGGCTTCCGCGTATTCGATACGCAGGACACGCGCTTCGGCATGTGCATCTGCAACGATCGCCGCTGGCCCGAAACCTATCGCGTCATGGCGCTGCAGGGTGCCGAGGTGGTCGTGCTCGGCTACAACACGCCGTCACGCAATATCCACTGGAACGAGCCCGCGCATCTGCGTACGTCCACGCACCTCATCTCGCTGCAGGCCAATGCGTACCAGAACGGGATCTGGGTCGCGGCGGCGGCCAAGTGCGGCAGCGAGGACGGCCATCACATGATCGGCAACTCGGTCATCGTCGCGCCCACGGGCGAGATCGTCGCGCGCGCGCTCACCGAAGAGGACGAAGTCATCTCGGTGCACGCGGACCTGACGCTTGGCGAACACTTCCGCCAGCACGTCTTCAACTTCGCGAAGCACCGGCGCCCCGAACACTACCGGCTCATTACCGAGCGCGTCGGCGTGGGCGATCCGCTGCCCTGA
- a CDS encoding Bug family tripartite tricarboxylate transporter substrate binding protein, producing the protein MLPFRLPSRFIKRLTIAAIGVSLALPAVQAFAAWPDKPITFVVPSAAGGSPDVLSRLVTNEMTRTLGVPMVIENRPGAAGNIGILQIKSKAADGYTVGYGNVNTLAVNRSLFKKLPYDVDKDLVPIVHAFDLYNVLIVRSDSPFHTAKGLIDAAKKAPGTLSFGAPGIGTTGHLGGELFKSMARIDVLFVPYNGGPAALQDLLGGRIDYLFANTSEVGPQIAAGKVRALGVSSLKRLPILPNVPTLDESGLKGYQTVAWGGVVAPRGTPPEVVSKLNQAANAALKTDVVRDGLAKLGAVPAGGSPADFQATINEETERWRKLIDEAHIEKLD; encoded by the coding sequence ATGCTCCCGTTTCGTCTGCCCTCCCGTTTCATCAAGCGTTTGACCATTGCCGCCATCGGCGTCTCGCTGGCACTGCCGGCGGTGCAGGCGTTCGCCGCATGGCCGGACAAACCCATCACGTTCGTGGTCCCGTCCGCGGCGGGCGGCTCGCCCGACGTGCTGTCGCGGCTCGTCACCAATGAAATGACGCGCACGCTCGGCGTGCCGATGGTCATCGAGAACCGTCCCGGCGCGGCCGGCAATATCGGCATCCTGCAAATCAAGAGCAAGGCCGCGGACGGCTACACGGTAGGCTATGGCAACGTCAACACGCTGGCCGTCAACCGCTCGCTGTTCAAGAAGCTGCCCTACGACGTGGACAAGGACCTCGTGCCCATCGTGCACGCGTTCGATCTCTACAACGTGCTGATCGTCCGCAGCGATTCGCCGTTCCACACCGCCAAGGGCCTGATCGACGCCGCGAAAAAGGCGCCCGGCACGCTGTCGTTCGGCGCGCCCGGCATCGGGACCACGGGCCACCTTGGCGGCGAACTGTTCAAGAGCATGGCCAGGATCGACGTGCTGTTCGTGCCGTACAACGGCGGCCCGGCCGCGCTGCAGGATCTGCTCGGCGGCCGCATCGACTATCTGTTCGCCAATACGTCCGAAGTCGGTCCGCAGATCGCGGCCGGCAAGGTGCGCGCGCTCGGCGTCAGCAGCCTCAAGCGGCTGCCGATCCTGCCCAACGTGCCCACGCTCGACGAATCGGGGCTCAAGGGCTACCAGACCGTGGCATGGGGCGGCGTGGTCGCGCCGCGCGGTACGCCGCCGGAGGTGGTGAGCAAGCTCAACCAGGCCGCCAATGCCGCGCTCAAGACCGACGTGGTGCGCGATGGGCTTGCCAAGCTCGGTGCCGTGCCCGCGGGTGGCAGTCCGGCCGACTTCCAGGCGACGATCAACGAAGAAACCGAGCGCTGGCGCAAGCTGATCGACGAAGCGCATATCGAGAAGCTCGACTGA